CACGAGGAGTTAATTGAAGTGTTAAAGTTTACGTATTTTGATTCTCAAATTAAGACCATACTTTCTGACAGAAGTACATTCTGTGATCTGGCAGTAGAGCAGGAACTTGCGCCTGTTCTAGAAGTTCTCAGGCAGACTGGTGAAGTTGAAGGGGCTTGTTGTGGTGTCAAGCCTGGAGTCTCGGGATTAGTTTATGAACTCAGGGGAAGAACTTTCCAACTTACCTATGCTGTTGACGTTCCGCGAAAAGAAATCAGGTTTTATGAGTTTCAACAGATCTCTCACTTAATTGATTGGAAAACTGCTCTAGATCAAGATCTGCGTAGAGGCGAGCAACAGCCCATTTACATCCCTCAAATCGGTGATCCACAGAAGTACATTAAGACTGTTGAGCTAATTCATGGTGGAACCAACACATCTAAATCTTTAGGTGTTGCTTTTCGTAGTGGTGCCAAAAAAGAAAAAGATTTGGCTAGGAGAGGAGATTATCTTGGACGACCTGTGATGGAGATTGGTCTTGCCGCTCGAAGTTCAGCCGAGAATAAGTCTTCAAGCATTTACGTCTTAACAGATCGAGGTAAAAGGATTGCCCAGAGCGATGATCAGGAAACTCGTGAACGTCTTCTTGCAGAAGCATTGCTAGGGTTCTACCCGATTCAAATGATTATTGAGAAAACAACTCGTGACGATCAAGAACTCACTAAAGAATTAATTCAAGAGGTGATTTCTCTGGTGAGTTTCGGTGATTGTGGAGGAACTACCAACCCTCGAAGAGCGAGTTCTTTGCGGGCATTGGTGAATTGGGTGTCACGATGGGCTGGCATTCCAATCCGACGAGAAGGTAATGATGGTGTCCAACTCTATATCCCTCAAATCTATGCAAACTAAACCATACGATTTTGAAACCCAGCGCAAAGTTGGACAAGAAGGAGAAACCTTCTTAGACCAATGGTTACATCCTGTCTACAAAGTACTTGATGTCTCTGAAGAGGTGAAGTATCAGCAAGCAGGGATAGACAGAATTGTCACTCGGTCAGATGGATCAGTCATCACGATTGAGTATAAGTTTGATCTTGCGGCTAAACGGACAGGCAATCTCTTCTTTGAAACTATCTCGAACGACAAAGAGATGATTCCAGGATGGGGGTGGAGTTCTCAGGCGGATTACTGGATCGTCCTGATACCAGAGCAAGAAATTCTTGTTTTCAAACCAGGAAATCTGAGAGCGCTAGTTTGGGAATTACAGAAAACTCTTCAGAAGAGGAGTGTTCCCAATAAAGGATACAACACAGTTGGCTATCCCATTCCACTAACCCAAGCTAGAAAAGTTGCTTTTCAAATCAAGACTCTTTACCTAGAGAGTCTTTGAACTGTTTATAGGTTTTGGAGACTTGTTTGCTCATTAAATTT
This Neosynechococcus sphagnicola sy1 DNA region includes the following protein-coding sequences:
- a CDS encoding DUF7226 domain-containing protein, which produces HEELIEVLKFTYFDSQIKTILSDRSTFCDLAVEQELAPVLEVLRQTGEVEGACCGVKPGVSGLVYELRGRTFQLTYAVDVPRKEIRFYEFQQISHLIDWKTALDQDLRRGEQQPIYIPQIGDPQKYIKTVELIHGGTNTSKSLGVAFRSGAKKEKDLARRGDYLGRPVMEIGLAARSSAENKSSSIYVLTDRGKRIAQSDDQETRERLLAEALLGFYPIQMIIEKTTRDDQELTKELIQEVISLVSFGDCGGTTNPRRASSLRALVNWVSRWAGIPIRREGNDGVQLYIPQIYAN